One genomic segment of Clavelina lepadiformis chromosome 3, kaClaLepa1.1, whole genome shotgun sequence includes these proteins:
- the LOC143450401 gene encoding uncharacterized protein LOC143450401 — MNLGPFLVVFSTFVATGKAINCFVCNNVRSNRECRRTGRLQSCTFNEICQNEVRRDEHGVRITKRCKQRHACESNFEQNSKAAATPTQCNARALNSVCRCCCDFNRCNAVALFCSRIRDNTPRCLPIEPPRFGRKTCQFEKSETDVGTICRFSCNEGYTIDGAERSVCISEPETETTKFDNPVPVCRPETCGEPPAAPENGFRVCSPPSFNPIGSRCEYGCNGFRRHVGPLYSTCIFTKNGPVWDEEAPECIVNKCADQGELQHGRYSCSDGTSVTSVCNFECTDEGYNLFPPDLSSNICLNDTSWNFPAPCCARSCPPYAVMDVVIVLDSSSSIGDDNWELLKTFVSGIIRNFMLGVDAAQIGLFRYNAIVDTDTQILLNAFTDTEALIAAYDRIPYNGAGTRTGQALAYARDNYFLAENGNRPGVRNVLLVITDGRSQDDVDDIAKDLRAMGILTFVFGIIPSTGRLDRDQLLAIAGKEDSLVIAEFGFQDLNMELTRKLSAQICGNPCED; from the exons ATGAACTTGGGTCCATTTCTTGTCGTTTTCAGCACATTTGTAGCGACTGGCAAAG CTATTAATTGCTTCGTTTGCAATAATGTTCGTTCCAACAGGGAATGCCGAAGAACAGGAAGACTTCAAAGTTGCACCTTCAAT GAAATCTGCCAAAACGAAGTTAGAAGAGATGAGCACGGAGTAAGAATTACAAAGCGATGCAAACAAAGACATGCGTGCGAAAGTAACTTCGAACAG AATTCGAAAGCAGCCGCTACACCGACCCAATGCAACGCAAGAGCACTCAATTCAGTTTGCAGATGCTGCTGCGACTTCAATCGTTGTAATGCCGTTGCGCTCTTTTGTTCACGAATACGGGATA ATACACCTCGTTGCTTGCCTATAGAGCCACCGCGCTTTGGAAGAAAAACTTGCCAGTTTGAAAAGTCGGAAACTGATGTTGGAACAATCTGCCGCTTTTCATGCAATGAAG GCTACACAATAGATGGGGCTGAAAGAAGTGTGTGCATTAGCGAACCCGAAACTGAAACTACGAAGTTTGACAATCCTGTGCCAGTATGCAGAC CGGAAACGTGTGGAGAGCCACCTGCTGCTCCCGAAAACGGGTTTCGTGTGTGTTCTCCACCCAGTTTTAACCCTATTGGGTCAAGATGCGAATACGGCTGCAACGGTTTTCGTAGACACGTCGGTCCTTTGTACAGTACTTGTATTTTTACAAAGAACGGACCAGTTTGGGATGAAGAAGCCCCTGAATGCATTG TGAACAAATGTGCTGATCAAGGCGAATTGCAACACGGTCGATACTCATGCAGCGATGGAACATCTGTTACCTcagtttgcaattttgaatgCACTGATGAAGGTTACAATCTTTTTCCGCCTGATCTCTCCTCAAATATCTGCCTCAATGACACTTCTTGGAATTTTCCAGCACCTTGCTGTGCAC GTTCTTGCCCGCCTTATGCTGTCATGGATGTTGTCATTGTCTTGGACTCTTCTTCTTCCATTGGAGATGACAATTGGGAGCttctgaaaacatttgtttccGGAATTATAAG GAACTTTATGCTAGGCGTCGATGCTGCTCAAATCGGACTTTTCAGATACAACGCAATTGTAGACACAGATACCCAAATTTTGCTCAATGCATTTACAGATACCGAGGCTCTCATAGCCGCGTATGATCGTATTCCATATAACGGCGCGG GAACGCGTACAGGACAAGCGCTAGCTTATGCAAGAGATAATTATTTCTTGGCTGAAAATGGAAACCGTCCTGGAGTGAGAAATGTCCTGTTGGTGATCACTGACGGGCGCTCTCAAGACGATGTGGACGATATTGCGAAGGATTTGAGAGCCATGGGAATACTA ACTTTTGTATTTGGGATCATACCATCTACTGGACGTTTAGATCGGGATCAGCTTTTAGCAATTGCAGGGAAAGAAGACAGTCTCGTGATAGCAGAGTTTGGTTTCCAGGATCTAAATATGGAATTGACCCGAAAATTGAGCGCACAGATTTGCGGAAATCCTTGCGAAGACTAA
- the LOC143449999 gene encoding uncharacterized protein LOC143449999, with the protein MTTTEAYEQSTPINSAPQYHDSQWIASMVFSFTAATFVMYVLTAHTFYVTKQRMLICWKRPYSDPMCSLSIINTFTLVAGLAVLTYIAIQLPLIVPPSEIFCPVYHVIRIVFFGITLISVYCALWLRVYSVFYSDNLLRKTISKVARAINFLSIIFLFIMVATNFTVFLSSDLYQTEATGCTPSPNNESSDGKWYALLTMTMCFQILLLVSILMPLHMHKHRMLHQGYNSDAMLPVIKRAAITASVCIVSDIANLVFSTTYYNKTVYINHMVYSGNLMINYVALICSAANWKEKVMPCLQMQENEMNYAASSVSQL; encoded by the exons atgacaaccACCGAGGCATATGAGCAAAGTACACCCATAAACTCAGCTCCTCAATATCACGACTCACAATGGATTGCATCAATGGTGTTCAGTTTTACGGCTGCTACTTTTGTTATGTATGTCTTGACGGCCCATACCTTTTATGTGACGAAGCAACGAATGCTTATCTGTTGGAAAA GGCCTTACAGTGATCCAATGTGCTCTCTTTCCATCATCAATACATTCACGTTGGTTGCCGGCTTGGCTGTGCTGACCTACATCGCCATACAGCTACCGCTTATTGTGCCACcaagtgaaattttttgtcCAGTTTATCACGTAATTAGGATAGTTTTTTTCGGCATAACCTTGATTAGTGTCTACTGCGCTCTATGGCTACGCGTGTACAGCGTGTTTTATTCTGACAACCTTCTCCGGAAAACCATCAGCAAAGTGGCAAGGGCAATAAATTTCCTATcgataatatttttgtttatcatgGTCGCCACTAACTTCACTGTCTTTTTATCTTCTGACTTGTATCAGACCGAAGCAACTGGCTGCACACCATCGCCCAACAACGAATCGAGTGACGGGAAGTGGTATGCTTTGCTTACCATGACAATGTGCTTCCAGATTTTGCTGTTGGTGTCTATTCTAATGCCTTTGCATATGCATAAACACAGAATGTTACATCAGGGATATAATTCCGATGCAATGCTTCCGGTTATTAAACGTGCCGCCATAACTGCCTCTGTTTGTATCGTTTCTGATATTGCAAACCTAGTTTTTTCAACAACTTACTACAACAAAACTGTTTACATTAACCATATGGTTTATAGTGGTAACCTTATGATCAATTACGTTGCTTTAATATGCTCAGCAGCAAATTGGAAAGAAAAGGTAATGCCGTGTTTGCAAATGCAGGAAAATGAAATGAACTACGCTGCAAGCTCTGTCTCACAGCTTTAG